A window from Citrus sinensis cultivar Valencia sweet orange chromosome 3, DVS_A1.0, whole genome shotgun sequence encodes these proteins:
- the LOC102630349 gene encoding cytochrome P450 71A9-like, whose translation MTSQFFLMLVVITSTSFVFMLFIKLQEKTRVRAKRLPPGPWKLPVLGNLHQLNGDSPHVSLQHLSNDYGPLMFLQLGSVPTLVISSADVAREIFRTHDLIFSGRPRSYAAKKFSYNFNNISLAPYGEHWRAVRKIVIMEILSSKRVQSFQAVRYEEVMLMLQFIAQSLTKPIDLSRLTLLLSNNIVCRVAFGQKSDSGEYNGRSRFDELLHQAQALLGKSSMADFLPWMGWLNMFNGVKASIEKTFREIDNFFDEEIQHHLDPRRPKPEHEDLVDVLLQIHRDADATLNFKQIKGVLMDIFVAGTDTSSATLVWTMAELIRNPSVMRRAQNEVRGVVKGKEAVEESDLSELMYLKMVVKEALRLHPPAPLLVPRETTEDCRIGEYEIPSGTRVLINAKAIATDPEYWEHPFEFRPERFLNSSIDFKGQNYELIPFGVGRRACPGINFAIPLIELALASLLYSFDWELPPGMRIEDFDMEEAPGITMHKKTLLFLMATAYTST comes from the exons ATGACTTCTCAATTTTTCTTGATGCTCGTAGTAATTACAAGCACATCATTTGTGTTCATGCTATTTATCAAGCTGCAGGAAAAGACGAGAGTTCGAGCAAAGAGGCTCCCTCCTGGTCCTTGGAAGCTCCCTGTTTTAGGAAATCTGCACCAACTTAACGGGGACTCACCCCATGTGTCCCTGCAACACCTTTCAAATGATTATGGACCACTCATGTTCTTGCAGCTTGGCTCTGTTCCCACTTTAGTAATTTCCTCAGCTGATGTTGCCAGAGAAATCTTCAGAACCCATGATCTCATTTTTTCAGGAAGGCCTCGATCATATGCTGCAAAAAAGTTCAGTTATAACTTCAACAATATATCACTCGCACCCTATGGTGAGCACTGGAGGGCGGTCAGGAAGATTGTAATAATGGAAATATTGAGTTCAAAGAGGGTCCAATCATTTCAGGCAGTGAGATATGAAGAGGTGATGCTTATGCTTCAATTTATAGCTCAATCATTAACAAAGCCAATTGATCTAAGCAGATTGACACTTCTGCTATCCAATAACATTGTATGCCGTGTTGCATTTGGTCAAAAGTCTGACAGCGGAGAATATAATGGCAGAAGCAGATTTGATGAATTGCTGCATCAAGCACAGGCCTTGTTAGGCAAATCTAGTATGGCAGACTTTCTTCCTTGGATGGGGTGGCTTAACATGTTTAATGGTGTTAAAGCAAGCATAGAGAAGACTTTCAGAGAAATTGACAACTTCTTTGATGAAGAAATACAGCATCATCTTGATCCTAGAAGGCCTAAACCCGAACATGAAGATCTGGTCGATGTACTTCTCCAAATTCATAGGGACGCGGATGCAACCCTGaactttaaacaaattaaggGTGTCCTCATG GACATATTTGTTGCGGGGACCGATACATCTTCGGCCACGCTGGTTTGGACAATGGCCGAGCTTATCAGAAATCCATCCGTGATGAGAAGAGCACAAAATGAAGTAAG AGGAGTCGTCAAGGGAAAAGAGGCGGTGGAGGAAAGCGATCTCTCCGAACTGATGTACCTCAAGATGGTTGTAAAGGAAGCACTGAGACTTCATCCACCAGCGCCGTTGCTAGTCCCTAGAGAAACTACTGAGGATTGCAGGATAGGAGAATACGAAATTCCTTCAGGGACAAGGGTGCTTATTAATGCAAAAGCCATAGCAACAGACCCTGAGTATTGGGAACATCCATTTGAGTTTCGACCTGAAAGATTCTTGAATAGCTCAATCGATTTCAAGGGACAAAACTATGAGTTGATACCATTTGGAGTAGGCAGGAGGGCATGTCCCGGAATTAATTTTGCCATCCCATTAATTGAGCTTGCACTCGCAAGTCTGTTGTACAGTTTCGACTGGGAGTTGCCACCAGGGATGagaattgaagattttgataTGGAAGAAGCGCCCGGGATAACAATGCACAAGAAAACTCTTCTTTTCCTGATGGCCACAGCCTACACATCGACATGA